A single region of the Acidimicrobiia bacterium genome encodes:
- a CDS encoding arginine--tRNA ligase yields MAPFRQTLRESIESALVAILRERSASRGAPFARGGRAAPTKDSYDDSPALHNETFGIEVEIERPRIPEHGDFSCNIALVMAKQVSMSPRELAAAVAERLDLPAQFVSLEVAGPGFLNFKLDPEAWASVVEEVLEAGSRYGAAINPSPEHVNIEFVSANPTGPMHLGHARWAAWGDALARLLETAGHKVTREFYINDAGNQITLLGKTIAAYYLRAFGGDAEPPEDGYKGSYIQDLAQDLVSEVGRAWVGHPREQLIAMCGEWGADRLLEEIRGQLESIGVRFDVWTSEKSLRESGSVSATLEELRKRDFAYEAEGAVWFRSSKLGDQKDRVLVKSDGQPTYLAVDIAYHVDKYKRGFDRFIDIWGADHAGHVPKLRYALEALGYDPRRLEVILGQLVSISRAGEPVRMSKRSGDLYTFEELVEELGPDAARFHFLMQGPDSALHLDLEKAVAHSLDNPVYYVQYAHARICSILHKARDAGLKHPIPEMAKAAPLSSKEEIAVLKRLEEYPYLTSEAASARAPHKLANWARELAAEFHAFYQSLRVLQADSEELTKARLALVAACRQALANCLSILGVRAPERMEKLDDSDRSADED; encoded by the coding sequence GTGGCCCCGTTTCGCCAGACCCTCAGAGAAAGCATTGAATCAGCGCTGGTTGCGATACTCCGAGAGAGGAGCGCCTCGCGAGGGGCTCCTTTTGCTCGGGGAGGTCGCGCCGCGCCGACTAAGGATTCCTACGACGATAGTCCGGCACTTCACAATGAGACTTTCGGGATCGAGGTAGAGATAGAGCGGCCACGCATACCCGAGCACGGCGACTTTTCCTGCAACATCGCCTTGGTAATGGCAAAGCAAGTGTCGATGTCACCAAGAGAACTGGCCGCTGCTGTGGCGGAGCGATTGGATCTACCCGCTCAATTTGTATCGCTTGAAGTGGCAGGCCCGGGATTTTTGAACTTCAAGCTGGATCCCGAAGCGTGGGCATCGGTAGTCGAAGAGGTTCTCGAAGCCGGGTCCCGCTACGGCGCCGCAATCAATCCCTCCCCTGAACACGTCAACATTGAGTTCGTCTCGGCCAATCCCACCGGACCTATGCACCTCGGTCATGCCCGCTGGGCAGCTTGGGGAGATGCACTAGCCAGGCTTCTAGAGACCGCAGGGCACAAAGTGACCCGCGAGTTTTACATAAACGACGCTGGAAACCAGATAACTCTACTCGGAAAAACCATCGCGGCTTACTACCTGCGTGCTTTCGGGGGAGATGCAGAACCGCCAGAGGATGGCTACAAGGGAAGCTACATTCAGGATCTTGCCCAAGATCTCGTTAGCGAGGTAGGCAGAGCATGGGTTGGCCACCCTCGAGAACAACTCATTGCGATGTGTGGCGAGTGGGGAGCTGATCGCCTGTTGGAGGAAATCAGGGGCCAACTAGAGTCTATCGGGGTGCGTTTCGATGTTTGGACGTCCGAAAAATCGCTCAGGGAAAGCGGGAGCGTTTCTGCGACTTTGGAGGAGCTCCGCAAGCGAGACTTCGCCTACGAGGCTGAGGGGGCTGTTTGGTTTCGCAGCAGCAAGCTGGGAGATCAAAAGGACCGCGTATTGGTAAAGAGCGATGGACAGCCTACATATTTGGCCGTCGACATCGCCTACCACGTCGACAAGTACAAGAGGGGATTCGACAGGTTCATTGATATCTGGGGAGCCGATCACGCCGGGCATGTGCCCAAGCTCAGGTACGCTCTTGAAGCGCTTGGATACGACCCACGCCGTCTTGAGGTAATTCTCGGTCAGTTAGTTAGCATCTCGAGAGCTGGCGAGCCAGTGAGAATGTCGAAACGATCAGGTGACTTATACACTTTCGAAGAACTAGTAGAAGAGCTCGGGCCTGATGCCGCCCGTTTCCACTTCCTAATGCAAGGACCTGACAGCGCTCTTCACCTGGATCTCGAAAAAGCGGTCGCGCACTCATTGGACAACCCCGTCTACTACGTACAGTACGCCCACGCAAGAATCTGCTCAATACTCCATAAAGCCCGTGACGCAGGCTTGAAACATCCGATACCGGAAATGGCGAAGGCGGCTCCTTTGTCGTCGAAAGAAGAGATCGCTGTGCTCAAACGATTGGAGGAATACCCTTACCTTACGTCCGAGGCTGCATCAGCGCGGGCACCGCATAAGCTGGCGAACTGGGCCAGAGAGCTGGCAGCGGAGTTTCATGCGTTCTACCAATCGCTAAGAGTGCTTCAGGCCGACAGCGAAGAACTGACCAAAGCACGACTTGCTTTAGTTGCGGCCTGCAGGCAAGCTTTGGCTAACTGCCTGTCAATACTAGGGGTGAGAGCCCCAGAACGCATGGAAAAGCTAGACGATTCCGATCGCTCTGCGGACGAAGATTAG
- the lysA gene encoding diaminopimelate decarboxylase → MLPASARKTPEGHLEVGGVDLVSLASEFGTPLYVYDADHLKQMCARYITAFQSKSPPHGRVVYASKAFPAVAMIRLALGSGLGIDVAGPGELYAALQAGADGSEIYFHGNAKSHQEISMGIQAGVGRFVVDNIHELYKIEEVLSSCEQHRTSRQRQKVLIRITPGIEAHTHEFINTGHLDSKFGFYLSDGSAEAALKEAASCRNIEPVGIHLHIGSQILELEPFAEAARVAVEFMATIRHKLSIALEEVNFGGGLGATYTPADDPPSVEDYAACLKNAVKESCEASGLPLPVVVVEPGRSITANAGLTLYTVQSVKRTPTGRTYVAVDGGMSDNLRPMLYGATYHALIANKLNEDHSLQATLAGKHCESGDVLIDRASMATSVDAGDIVATPATGAYGWSMSSNYNGQPRAAIVFVESGKAELVVERESIDDLLRLQH, encoded by the coding sequence ATTCTGCCTGCATCAGCGAGGAAAACCCCCGAAGGACACCTTGAGGTCGGCGGTGTCGACCTCGTTTCCCTTGCCTCAGAGTTCGGAACCCCGCTCTACGTCTACGACGCTGACCACCTGAAGCAAATGTGTGCGCGCTACATTACTGCGTTTCAATCTAAGTCTCCCCCCCATGGAAGGGTGGTATACGCCTCCAAAGCTTTTCCGGCAGTAGCAATGATAAGACTAGCTCTGGGTTCTGGACTCGGCATCGACGTAGCGGGGCCAGGTGAACTTTACGCAGCGCTACAAGCAGGAGCGGACGGTTCTGAGATCTATTTTCATGGTAACGCCAAGTCCCATCAGGAAATATCGATGGGGATACAAGCAGGCGTAGGCAGATTCGTCGTCGACAACATCCATGAGTTGTACAAGATTGAGGAAGTCCTGTCGTCGTGCGAACAACACAGGACGAGCAGACAGCGCCAAAAGGTTTTAATTCGCATAACTCCGGGAATAGAAGCTCACACACACGAATTCATCAACACCGGCCACCTCGACTCTAAGTTCGGTTTCTACCTCTCCGACGGATCCGCAGAAGCCGCCCTCAAGGAGGCCGCCTCCTGCCGAAACATCGAGCCAGTTGGAATTCATCTCCATATCGGATCACAAATACTTGAACTCGAACCGTTTGCCGAAGCAGCCCGAGTGGCTGTGGAGTTTATGGCGACGATAAGGCACAAACTCTCTATCGCACTTGAGGAAGTGAACTTTGGAGGGGGACTGGGAGCCACCTACACGCCCGCCGACGATCCTCCGTCGGTCGAAGATTACGCAGCATGCCTCAAGAACGCCGTGAAAGAATCGTGTGAAGCTAGCGGTCTTCCTCTCCCAGTGGTGGTAGTAGAGCCCGGACGCTCGATCACTGCAAACGCCGGGCTGACTCTCTATACCGTCCAGAGCGTCAAGAGGACTCCAACTGGTCGCACCTACGTAGCCGTCGATGGCGGAATGTCCGACAATCTCAGACCGATGTTGTACGGAGCCACCTACCATGCCTTGATTGCTAACAAGCTGAATGAAGACCACAGCCTCCAAGCGACACTCGCTGGGAAACACTGTGAGTCAGGAGATGTTTTGATAGACCGAGCGTCCATGGCAACTTCGGTGGACGCCGGCGACATCGTCGCCACCCCGGCTACAGG